A genomic region of Chloracidobacterium sp. contains the following coding sequences:
- a CDS encoding DUF962 domain-containing protein produces the protein MTNVKSYAEFWDFYLQEHSKPLTRVLHFIGTSLGLVLLAWFIWRGTWYYFPLCFVVGYAFAWFAHFVVEKNRPATFKYPFWSFISDYKMIWYMLTGRMGREVERIDRSRNHIST, from the coding sequence ATTACTAACGTGAAAAGCTACGCGGAATTCTGGGATTTTTACCTGCAGGAACACAGCAAACCGCTGACGCGCGTGCTGCATTTTATCGGCACCTCGCTCGGTCTAGTGCTGCTGGCATGGTTCATCTGGCGGGGCACTTGGTATTACTTTCCGCTGTGTTTTGTGGTCGGTTACGCTTTTGCGTGGTTCGCTCATTTCGTTGTGGAAAAGAATAGGCCCGCGACCTTCAAATATCCGTTTTGGTCCTTCATCTCCGATTACAAAATGATCTGGTACATGCTCACCGGTCGCATGGGCCGTGAGGTCGAACGCATCGATCGCTCGAGGAACCACATAAGTACATAG
- a CDS encoding MGMT family protein has protein sequence MIADHPAYRERVYEIVRTVPAGRVMTYGQLALILGEGYTARTVGYVMHGSPDDVPWQRVINAQGKCSTGRLTIPLNLQQELLAAEGVVFNAAGKCDLGTYQWFPEGLMEDDAQPSLLA, from the coding sequence ATGATCGCCGACCATCCGGCATATCGAGAACGCGTTTACGAGATCGTTCGCACTGTCCCCGCGGGACGGGTGATGACGTATGGCCAACTCGCGCTGATCCTTGGTGAGGGCTACACCGCCCGAACGGTCGGCTATGTTATGCACGGTTCGCCCGACGACGTGCCTTGGCAGCGTGTGATAAATGCGCAAGGGAAATGTTCGACCGGCCGGCTTACGATCCCATTGAATCTGCAGCAGGAACTGCTTGCGGCCGAAGGCGTTGTATTTAACGCCGCCGGAAAATGTGATCTCGGGACCTACCAGTGGTTTCCCGAAGGCCTCATGGAAGATGACGCCCAGCCGAGCTTGTTGGCGTAA
- a CDS encoding DUF1905 domain-containing protein: MANPTKTAKFKTELCKLAADYGWHFIVVKKKIAESFPSDGKSRRVVCTLNGNVSFQAGLMHYHGDFFITVNKPTRVKLGLEAGDKVDVELKADESKYGIPMPEEFREVLDQDPDGDRLFHALTAGKQRSLLYYIGKVKDIDKRIHYALIVVEHLKNNDGKIDGDKLYKELKRPLSDL; the protein is encoded by the coding sequence ATGGCAAACCCGACGAAGACGGCGAAATTCAAAACCGAACTCTGCAAGCTCGCGGCCGATTACGGCTGGCATTTCATAGTTGTTAAGAAAAAGATCGCCGAGAGTTTCCCGTCTGACGGTAAATCGCGACGTGTCGTGTGCACGCTGAACGGCAACGTTTCGTTTCAAGCCGGGCTGATGCATTACCACGGTGATTTCTTTATAACGGTCAACAAGCCGACGCGAGTAAAACTCGGACTCGAAGCAGGGGACAAAGTCGATGTTGAACTAAAAGCGGATGAGAGCAAATACGGCATTCCAATGCCTGAGGAGTTTCGCGAGGTACTGGATCAGGATCCGGACGGCGACCGTCTCTTTCACGCCCTAACGGCCGGCAAGCAGCGGAGCCTGCTCTACTACATCGGCAAGGTCAAAGATATCGACAAACGTATCCATTATGCACTTATCGTCGTCGAGCATCTCAAGAACAACGACGGAAAGATCGATGGCGATAAGTTGTATAAGGAACTGAAACGGCCGCTCTCCGATCTTTAG
- a CDS encoding cyclase family protein, producing the protein MKIYDVTVTISGETPIYQGDPGVEFASAEAIASGGTANVSKVSFGVHTATHVDAPNHFIEGARRVHELDPAKLIGPCRVIEIADDITAIEPKHLGSITGVTRLLLKTRNSGFWASPEDGFRKDFAYLTPDTARMLAKHGIVLIGIDYLSIEKSGSPGHPVHVTLLSEEIVILEGLDLREVEPSDYDLVCAPLKYDGATGDGAPARTFLLRK; encoded by the coding sequence GTGAAGATCTACGACGTAACCGTAACTATCAGCGGCGAGACGCCCATTTATCAGGGCGATCCCGGCGTTGAGTTTGCTTCAGCGGAGGCGATTGCGAGCGGCGGAACGGCAAATGTCTCAAAGGTCTCATTTGGTGTTCACACCGCGACGCATGTGGATGCGCCGAACCACTTTATCGAAGGCGCACGACGCGTCCATGAGCTTGATCCTGCAAAACTGATCGGCCCCTGCCGTGTCATTGAGATCGCGGACGATATCACTGCGATTGAGCCGAAACATCTGGGCAGCATCACGGGTGTCACACGCTTGCTCCTGAAGACACGCAATTCCGGGTTCTGGGCCTCGCCTGAAGACGGTTTTAGGAAGGATTTTGCATACCTGACGCCCGACACGGCCCGAATGCTGGCCAAGCATGGGATTGTCCTCATCGGCATTGATTACCTGTCGATCGAAAAGAGCGGCTCGCCGGGGCATCCTGTTCATGTAACGCTGCTGAGCGAGGAGATCGTCATTCTCGAGGGCCTCGATCTGCGCGAGGTCGAGCCGAGCGATTACGATCTTGTCTGCGCACCGCTGAAATATGACGGCGCGACCGGCGACGGAGCACCGGCAAGGACGTTCCTGCTAAGGAAATGA
- a CDS encoding NAD(+)/NADH kinase encodes MAGSIQKAAIVVKPEHAEAISTAAKLSEWLAARDVSLPNGPIAAGDANGAAMIEGSDLIVVLGGDGTMLATSRFIGKVSIPVVGINHGSLGYLTDFRIEEMLPALEKVLAGDYQIDRRVMLDVEHTGGPSAPSRVLNDVVINKAALSRIIEIDVKLNGLHVNSFRADGLIVATPTGSTAYNLSAGGPIIYPSMNAIVLTPICPFTLTNRPIVVPDTSEIELRLRSDAEDVILGLDGQTGFAMKAGDTVRVSKSEVTFDLVQPANRNYFDVLRNKLKWGR; translated from the coding sequence ATGGCAGGTTCAATCCAAAAGGCCGCTATCGTTGTAAAGCCCGAACACGCTGAGGCCATCTCTACAGCCGCCAAGCTGTCGGAATGGCTTGCGGCCCGTGATGTCAGCCTCCCGAACGGCCCCATCGCGGCGGGAGACGCGAACGGCGCGGCAATGATAGAAGGGTCTGACCTGATCGTCGTCCTCGGCGGCGACGGGACAATGCTTGCTACATCTCGATTCATCGGCAAGGTGTCGATCCCGGTGGTTGGCATCAATCACGGCAGTCTCGGCTACCTGACAGATTTCAGGATCGAGGAGATGCTGCCCGCGCTCGAGAAGGTACTCGCTGGCGACTATCAGATCGACCGTCGTGTAATGCTTGACGTCGAACACACCGGCGGTCCGTCGGCCCCGAGCCGTGTTCTGAACGACGTTGTCATCAATAAGGCGGCCCTCTCCCGAATTATTGAGATCGACGTCAAGCTCAACGGCCTCCACGTAAATTCGTTCCGTGCCGACGGCCTGATCGTGGCCACGCCGACGGGTTCGACGGCCTATAACCTTTCTGCCGGCGGGCCCATCATCTATCCATCAATGAATGCCATCGTGCTGACGCCGATATGTCCCTTCACGCTCACCAATCGCCCGATCGTCGTCCCTGATACGTCAGAAATAGAGCTTCGCCTCAGGAGCGACGCCGAAGACGTCATCCTCGGCCTCGACGGGCAGACCGGCTTTGCGATGAAGGCCGGCGACACTGTCCGTGTCAGCAAGAGCGAGGTTACATTCGACCTCGTCCAGCCGGCAAACCGAAACTACTTTGACGTTTTGCGGAACAAGCTCAAGTGGGGCCGTTGA
- a CDS encoding peptidyl-prolyl cis-trans isomerase: MLKFFNRLEKTRNFVLLMFAIIMVVSLILFYQPTQQSSLANLSRSEETAASVAGEKITVGEIARQQENESMFMRGQKSPAKTIVDRLVNSRILRVEAARLGLTASDAEVAAKIRETNKPEEGKPFDEAVYRQNVTEQFGSISDYEESVRDNISMQKLEAFLTAGLVVSEEDLLDNFRRKNTKFDLSYVAVNSADLAKKITPTDAELRDYFEKNKATYYVNVPQKKIKYIFVNTAKIGEKLTISDADIRTEYDNLPADKKIGGVLGQEIVLRVAKPEFDSQVQTKASELVQQLRKDGQIVSEEAFATLAKGHSESPVTASAGGKLAGPVRENVNKPDDPYQRLLKMKPGEITEPISYQGRYFILRRGEDVEKSYDVAKKEIEISLRNRRAYTVAAELAQKIVDSLKQTKDVQKTAAEFASQANMSVAEMIKETAFVKPGDDVPNIGVSPQFEEGIAPLNAVGDVGEKTPIQNGFAIPMLAERREPRDAEFDEVKAQITDVVKLDKARAQVEEIAKQIAASASNAAGIASAASAKGFAAKDQKSFILGSPLGEGATAATGEAIEDAIFALKAGEVTKTPVKVGENWFIVGVTKREDANEADFPTQRSNLLEQMLASRRSAFFGDYQAAAKKRYETDGAITIYKEVLDRIDAQSAATQ, translated from the coding sequence ATGCTTAAGTTTTTTAATCGTCTCGAAAAGACACGCAACTTCGTTCTTCTTATGTTCGCGATCATTATGGTCGTGAGCTTGATCCTCTTTTATCAGCCGACGCAGCAGAGCTCGCTGGCAAACCTCTCGAGGAGCGAGGAGACGGCGGCCTCGGTTGCAGGCGAAAAGATCACGGTCGGTGAGATCGCCCGGCAGCAGGAGAACGAGAGCATGTTCATGCGCGGACAAAAGTCGCCGGCCAAGACCATTGTCGATCGATTGGTCAACAGCCGGATACTTCGTGTCGAGGCCGCCCGTCTCGGCCTGACGGCCAGCGACGCCGAGGTTGCCGCAAAGATCCGTGAGACGAACAAGCCTGAAGAGGGCAAACCTTTTGACGAGGCCGTTTACAGGCAAAACGTGACCGAGCAGTTTGGCAGCATCTCTGACTACGAAGAGAGCGTGCGGGACAACATCAGCATGCAGAAGCTCGAGGCCTTTCTGACGGCCGGCCTGGTCGTGTCGGAGGAGGACCTGCTCGATAATTTTCGCCGTAAGAATACAAAATTCGACCTGAGCTATGTCGCGGTCAACAGTGCGGACCTGGCCAAGAAGATAACGCCGACCGATGCGGAGCTTCGAGATTATTTTGAGAAGAACAAGGCGACCTACTACGTCAATGTGCCGCAAAAGAAGATCAAGTACATCTTTGTGAACACCGCCAAGATCGGCGAGAAGCTGACAATCTCAGATGCTGACATTCGGACCGAATATGACAATCTGCCGGCCGATAAGAAGATCGGCGGCGTTCTCGGCCAAGAGATCGTTCTACGAGTCGCAAAGCCGGAATTCGACTCACAGGTCCAAACAAAGGCCAGCGAGCTTGTGCAGCAGCTCCGCAAGGACGGACAGATCGTCAGCGAAGAGGCCTTTGCAACGCTTGCAAAAGGACATTCGGAAAGCCCTGTTACGGCTTCCGCCGGCGGCAAACTCGCCGGGCCGGTCCGCGAGAATGTGAACAAGCCGGACGATCCGTATCAGCGTCTGCTCAAGATGAAGCCCGGCGAGATCACCGAACCTATCAGCTATCAGGGACGCTACTTCATCCTCCGTCGCGGCGAGGACGTGGAGAAAAGCTACGATGTTGCCAAGAAGGAGATCGAGATCAGCCTGCGAAACCGTCGGGCGTACACCGTTGCTGCGGAATTGGCGCAAAAGATCGTCGATTCGCTAAAGCAGACCAAGGACGTGCAGAAGACGGCTGCCGAATTTGCCTCTCAGGCAAATATGAGCGTTGCGGAAATGATAAAGGAGACCGCCTTTGTCAAACCCGGCGATGACGTGCCGAATATCGGCGTTTCGCCACAGTTTGAGGAAGGGATAGCTCCGCTCAACGCCGTCGGTGACGTCGGTGAAAAAACGCCGATCCAGAACGGTTTTGCGATACCGATGCTTGCGGAGCGCCGTGAGCCGCGCGATGCCGAATTTGACGAGGTAAAGGCCCAGATAACCGACGTCGTCAAGCTGGACAAGGCCCGGGCCCAGGTCGAAGAGATCGCAAAGCAGATCGCCGCATCCGCCTCGAATGCAGCCGGCATCGCCTCGGCCGCGTCAGCGAAAGGATTTGCGGCCAAGGACCAGAAGAGCTTTATACTCGGTTCGCCGCTCGGTGAAGGAGCGACCGCCGCCACAGGCGAGGCGATCGAGGACGCCATCTTCGCTCTCAAGGCGGGTGAGGTCACTAAGACGCCCGTCAAGGTCGGCGAAAATTGGTTCATCGTCGGTGTTACAAAGCGCGAAGATGCGAATGAGGCCGATTTTCCGACCCAGCGGTCCAACCTGCTCGAACAGATGCTTGCCAGCCGACGCTCGGCATTCTTTGGCGACTATCAGGCAGCCGCAAAGAAACGCTATGAGACGGACGGCGCGATCACGATCTACAAAGAGGTCCTTGATCGGATCGACGCTCAATCGGCGGCCACTCAGTGA
- a CDS encoding DUF2721 domain-containing protein, which yields MPASEIVNPDALNSTIEFLTAMVTPALLISATGSLVLSTSTRLGRVIDRVRALEDRLSELIYNEDKEDVPLYDKRVEVIVDLLDKVTSRSRILQRAMELFYYGLGCFILTSVTIAVAAFFSTYRWVPIPIGIIGIMFLFWGSIYMLRETRMATATVNAEMDFTWELAREVAPREVAVKYTRKGKAKGMKPARISERKIPDTFGGE from the coding sequence ATGCCTGCGAGTGAGATAGTCAATCCTGACGCGCTTAATTCGACCATCGAGTTTCTAACCGCGATGGTCACGCCGGCGTTGTTGATATCGGCGACCGGCTCGCTTGTGCTTTCGACATCGACGCGTCTGGGGCGTGTGATCGACCGCGTGCGTGCGCTTGAGGACCGCTTGAGCGAACTTATCTATAACGAAGACAAAGAAGACGTTCCGCTCTACGACAAACGCGTCGAGGTGATCGTCGATCTGCTCGACAAGGTCACCAGCCGCTCGCGCATCCTGCAGCGGGCAATGGAACTCTTCTACTACGGCCTCGGCTGCTTTATCCTGACGAGTGTGACGATCGCTGTGGCTGCATTCTTCAGTACTTACCGCTGGGTGCCGATACCGATCGGCATTATCGGGATAATGTTCTTGTTCTGGGGCAGCATCTATATGCTCCGCGAAACGCGAATGGCGACGGCGACCGTTAATGCCGAGATGGACTTCACATGGGAACTTGCCCGCGAGGTTGCCCCGCGTGAAGTGGCCGTTAAATACACGCGCAAAGGCAAGGCAAAGGGCATGAAGCCCGCACGGATCAGTGAACGCAAGATACCTGACACTTTTGGCGGAGAATAA
- a CDS encoding menaquinone biosynthesis protein — translation MKLILLVITPRISASAYSNTAPLVWSFLYGSNHGTAELILDNAPSRSAELLYQDRVDVALVPVICAQTIEGVRVIPDVCVGSKRFVRSVCLVTNGCGLADVRSVALDNSSRTSAVMTKIVFREFLGFEPEWREASPDLSAMLASADAALIIGDPALTASASGDRPVFDLAELWHRHTGLGFIFAMWMTRRKTCVIDLAGARDEGLAHVSQIAANYASQLGLSPADMAAYLTDNIEYSPDESMMGGLKLYFELAAKHGLVERNIPLQFI, via the coding sequence GTGAAACTCATACTTCTGGTGATCACGCCGCGCATATCAGCATCGGCCTATTCCAATACCGCGCCGCTCGTGTGGTCGTTTCTCTATGGATCGAACCACGGCACCGCCGAACTGATACTCGACAATGCCCCGTCGCGCTCTGCTGAACTCCTGTATCAGGATCGCGTCGATGTCGCGCTTGTTCCCGTCATCTGTGCTCAGACGATAGAAGGCGTTCGTGTAATTCCCGATGTTTGTGTCGGATCAAAGCGGTTCGTCCGCAGCGTGTGCCTTGTGACCAATGGATGCGGCCTTGCCGATGTGAGATCCGTGGCCCTCGACAACTCGTCACGGACATCGGCCGTAATGACAAAGATAGTATTTCGCGAGTTCCTGGGCTTTGAGCCTGAATGGCGCGAAGCCTCTCCTGACCTCTCCGCGATGCTCGCGAGTGCCGACGCAGCTTTGATAATCGGCGATCCGGCGCTTACGGCCTCTGCGTCGGGCGACAGACCGGTCTTTGATCTGGCTGAACTATGGCACCGGCACACGGGCCTCGGATTTATTTTTGCGATGTGGATGACCCGTCGTAAAACTTGCGTGATCGATCTCGCCGGTGCTCGCGATGAGGGCCTGGCCCATGTTTCTCAGATCGCGGCTAACTACGCCTCTCAGCTTGGGCTTTCGCCCGCCGATATGGCAGCTTATCTTACTGACAACATCGAATATTCGCCGGACGAGTCGATGATGGGCGGCCTAAAACTTTACTTTGAACTGGCCGCTAAACACGGCCTGGTAGAGCGGAACATACCTCTGCAATTCATCTAA
- a CDS encoding radical SAM protein gives MNARYLTLLAENKLEERVAALESLLVSCTVCPKDCGNDRLNDEIAACYSGRLPIVSSYTAHFGEEPCLSGTKGAGNIFFGNCNLRCVYCQNYQISQTWREQRKNEVTHERLAEMMLELQERGCHNIGFVSPTHFAPQMARAILIAARQGLTLPIVYNTNAYDSVEVLKLLDGIVDVYLPDLKYADSDAGFQYSKVRDYREHARAAIKEMHRQMGDELVFDDDGLLKRGLLIRLLVLPNGIADIEANLRWIRDELSPRTAISLMAQYYATNKAATDDRYVLLSRRISEGEWFEAVSLLDELGMEEGFMQEYESASHYYRPDFTDAEKPFRDVRDFIED, from the coding sequence GTGAACGCAAGATACCTGACACTTTTGGCGGAGAATAAACTCGAAGAGCGCGTCGCGGCTCTTGAAAGTTTGCTTGTGTCCTGCACCGTCTGCCCAAAGGATTGCGGCAACGACCGCCTCAATGACGAGATCGCCGCCTGCTATTCCGGCCGGCTCCCGATCGTCTCAAGCTACACCGCGCACTTTGGCGAAGAGCCGTGTTTGAGCGGGACAAAAGGCGCCGGAAACATATTTTTCGGCAACTGCAATCTCCGCTGCGTCTATTGCCAGAATTATCAGATCTCGCAAACCTGGCGTGAGCAGCGCAAGAACGAGGTCACGCACGAACGCCTCGCCGAAATGATGCTCGAGCTACAGGAGCGCGGCTGTCACAACATCGGCTTTGTATCGCCGACGCATTTTGCTCCGCAGATGGCCCGCGCGATCCTGATCGCTGCCCGACAAGGCCTGACGCTGCCGATCGTTTACAACACGAACGCCTATGATTCGGTCGAGGTCCTAAAATTGCTCGACGGCATCGTCGATGTCTATCTGCCTGACCTGAAATACGCCGATTCGGACGCGGGATTTCAGTACTCGAAGGTCCGCGATTACAGGGAACACGCCCGTGCTGCGATCAAGGAAATGCACCGGCAGATGGGCGACGAACTGGTATTCGACGATGACGGTTTGCTGAAACGCGGCCTGCTCATCCGACTGCTTGTCCTGCCCAACGGCATCGCCGATATCGAAGCCAACCTGCGTTGGATCCGCGACGAGCTAAGCCCACGAACCGCCATCTCGCTGATGGCCCAATACTATGCGACCAATAAGGCTGCGACCGATGATCGTTATGTTTTGCTTTCGCGACGCATCTCCGAGGGCGAATGGTTTGAGGCGGTCTCATTGCTCGACGAACTCGGCATGGAAGAGGGCTTTATGCAGGAATACGAATCGGCGTCGCACTACTACCGGCCGGATTTCACAGACGCCGAGAAGCCCTTTCGAGACGTTCGGGACTTCATCGAAGATTAG
- a CDS encoding amino acid permease, producing the protein MSLFATKPIDQIIAEAEESGEHTLKKALSALDLTMLGIGAIIGTGIFVLTGQAAGKHAGPAVVISMILAGVVSAFAALCYSEFAASVPISGSAYAYGYGTLGEFIAWIIGWDLILEYAFGAATVAVGWSGYVVSLLRDTLGINFPLSLSAPPGQQLKDSAGNIIGTGIFNLPAALIAVAVTLLLIRGIKESASFNSFIVIIKTLVVVLFIVAGIGYVNTANMGIGCTVGSPGCAEFMPYGFSGVVTGAAVIFFAYIGFDAVSTAAQEAKNPKRDMPIGILGSLAVCTVLYILVSGIMVGLVDYKLLTNAAAPIATAIDEAAKVSKGTTMGAVFAVFPTIIKVGAVLGLSSTMVVMVMGQPRVFYSMSKDGLLPEWAAKVHPRYQTPHITTAITGVIVAVLAGFVPISLLGELVSIGTLFAFVIVATGIIILRSSNPALHRPFKVPFSPIIPIFTVLSAAYLMNSLPLDTWIRLIDWMSIGLVVYFAYSYNNSHLGKVSDADANRQTPADYRPPVAAILAIILAIGLTIWQVWGTAWIEVAVRSFAWAITGVLIAVLMYGKGDRTGGRNQSTRNLGLIASLVNLAIWAGITYWFFVHYAELHTK; encoded by the coding sequence ATGTCACTATTTGCGACCAAACCGATCGACCAGATTATCGCCGAAGCTGAGGAGTCCGGCGAGCACACCTTAAAGAAAGCGCTGTCGGCACTTGACCTTACGATGCTCGGAATCGGTGCGATCATTGGCACCGGGATCTTTGTGTTGACCGGCCAAGCTGCTGGTAAACATGCCGGCCCGGCCGTAGTCATATCGATGATCCTGGCCGGCGTCGTCAGTGCCTTTGCCGCACTGTGCTATTCGGAATTTGCCGCCTCGGTGCCGATCTCGGGTTCCGCCTATGCCTACGGATACGGCACGCTGGGCGAGTTCATAGCCTGGATCATCGGTTGGGACCTGATCCTGGAATATGCGTTCGGTGCCGCAACTGTCGCTGTGGGTTGGTCCGGATACGTTGTCAGCCTTTTGCGTGACACGCTTGGCATCAATTTTCCGTTGAGTCTCAGCGCACCGCCCGGACAACAGCTCAAGGACAGTGCCGGCAATATTATCGGGACTGGCATTTTCAACCTTCCCGCCGCTTTGATCGCTGTGGCCGTTACGCTGCTGCTGATACGCGGCATCAAAGAATCTGCGAGCTTTAACAGCTTTATCGTGATAATCAAGACGCTCGTAGTCGTCCTCTTCATCGTTGCCGGCATCGGCTACGTCAACACGGCAAATATGGGCATCGGCTGCACCGTGGGAAGTCCCGGCTGTGCGGAGTTTATGCCCTATGGCTTCAGCGGTGTGGTCACAGGCGCGGCCGTGATCTTCTTTGCTTATATCGGCTTTGACGCGGTCTCGACGGCGGCGCAGGAGGCGAAGAACCCGAAAAGAGATATGCCTATCGGCATCCTTGGTTCGCTTGCGGTATGTACCGTTCTCTATATTTTAGTTTCCGGTATCATGGTCGGCCTGGTCGATTACAAGTTGTTGACCAACGCCGCAGCCCCGATCGCGACCGCGATCGACGAAGCCGCCAAGGTATCGAAGGGCACGACGATGGGTGCGGTCTTCGCCGTTTTTCCCACGATCATTAAGGTCGGTGCTGTGCTCGGGCTGAGTTCGACAATGGTCGTAATGGTTATGGGCCAGCCGCGCGTCTTTTATTCGATGTCTAAGGACGGCTTGCTGCCCGAATGGGCCGCAAAGGTCCATCCGCGTTACCAAACGCCGCATATCACCACGGCCATAACCGGCGTCATCGTCGCGGTGCTCGCGGGTTTCGTACCGATCAGTCTGCTTGGTGAGCTCGTCAGCATCGGGACGCTGTTCGCATTCGTCATCGTTGCCACAGGCATCATCATTCTTCGATCATCGAATCCGGCCCTGCATCGCCCGTTCAAGGTGCCGTTCTCACCGATCATCCCGATCTTTACGGTGTTGTCGGCTGCGTACCTGATGAACAGCCTTCCGTTGGATACATGGATCCGCCTCATCGACTGGATGTCGATCGGCCTTGTCGTTTACTTTGCCTACAGCTATAACAATAGCCACCTCGGCAAGGTGTCAGACGCTGACGCCAACCGGCAGACGCCAGCCGACTATCGGCCTCCTGTCGCAGCTATCCTGGCGATCATTCTCGCGATCGGGCTGACAATATGGCAGGTGTGGGGAACGGCATGGATCGAGGTGGCCGTTCGCTCATTCGCGTGGGCCATCACCGGCGTCCTGATCGCGGTGCTGATGTACGGCAAAGGCGACCGGACCGGCGGACGCAATCAATCGACGCGTAACCTGGGGCTGATTGCGTCGCTTGTTAATCTTGCGATTTGGGCAGGAATCACGTATTGGTTCTTCGTCCACTACGCAGAACTCCATACGAAGTAG
- the mqnC gene encoding dehypoxanthine futalosine cyclase, translated as MTSSIQPVLDKVLDGQRLSAEDCAALLESRDIARIGVAADEIRQRKNPGDVVTYIIDRNINYTNVCNVVCTFCAFYRRPGKPDTYVHSMDEICKRIDETIALGGTGVLMQGGLHPDFDIEWYEDLLSTLHAKYPKFQLHCFSPPEIHNIHLISGLDYVTIMQRLKDAGLNSMPGGGAEILDDEVRKRVSTKCTSQEWLDVMRAAHQVGLRTTATMMFGIGDDISNRVAHLQKVRDLQDETGGFTAFIPWTFQRENTALGRKITEEPTGIDYLQMLAVSRLFLNNVQHIQASWLTQGLKLGQVALRYGADDMGSIMIEENVVSAAGASTSACERDLRYQIREAGYRPQQRDILYNYVDREDVADIDRSASMKVKELSVAFAD; from the coding sequence ATGACGTCGTCAATTCAGCCCGTTTTAGACAAAGTGCTCGACGGCCAACGCCTGTCAGCCGAAGACTGTGCCGCCCTGCTTGAATCGCGCGACATCGCCCGTATCGGCGTAGCCGCCGACGAGATTCGGCAACGGAAGAATCCCGGCGACGTCGTGACCTACATCATCGACCGTAACATCAATTATACCAACGTTTGCAACGTCGTCTGCACATTCTGCGCGTTCTACCGGCGGCCCGGAAAGCCGGACACTTACGTTCATTCGATGGACGAGATCTGCAAGCGGATCGACGAGACCATAGCCCTCGGCGGCACAGGCGTTCTGATGCAGGGCGGACTGCATCCGGATTTTGATATCGAGTGGTACGAGGATTTGCTCTCAACGCTGCATGCGAAATATCCTAAGTTCCAGCTCCACTGTTTTTCGCCGCCCGAGATACACAACATTCACCTCATCTCCGGTCTCGATTACGTGACAATTATGCAGCGGCTAAAGGACGCGGGACTCAACTCGATGCCAGGCGGCGGTGCCGAGATACTCGACGACGAGGTCCGCAAACGTGTCTCGACAAAATGCACTTCGCAGGAATGGCTCGACGTCATGCGTGCCGCCCATCAGGTCGGCCTGCGGACGACGGCGACGATGATGTTCGGCATCGGCGATGATATATCGAATCGCGTCGCGCATTTGCAAAAAGTTCGCGACCTGCAGGATGAGACCGGCGGATTCACGGCGTTCATCCCGTGGACCTTCCAGCGCGAGAATACGGCCTTGGGCCGCAAGATCACCGAGGAACCGACCGGGATCGACTATCTACAAATGCTCGCCGTCTCGCGGCTGTTCCTCAATAACGTCCAGCACATCCAGGCATCATGGCTTACACAGGGCCTAAAGCTCGGCCAGGTCGCGCTCCGCTACGGAGCCGACGACATGGGCTCGATCATGATCGAGGAAAACGTAGTCTCCGCCGCCGGCGCGTCGACCTCCGCATGCGAACGCGATCTCCGCTACCAGATCCGCGAAGCCGGCTACCGACCGCAGCAGCGGGATATTCTCTATAATTACGTTGACCGCGAAGATGTCGCTGACATCGACCGAAGTGCCTCGATGAAGGTAAAGGAACTCAGCGTGGCATTTGCGGATTAG